Proteins encoded within one genomic window of Citricoccus muralis:
- a CDS encoding O-acetylhomoserine aminocarboxypropyltransferase/cysteine synthase family protein — MTGSGTHAVRAGSEAAHGHRPVAVPIHQTAAYEFDSWEQAREVFALRQTGDVYSRTGNPTQLVLEQRLAALDDGVAALATGSGQSAVVVALLALARSGEHLVASSTLYGGTMDLLTDTFTDFGIESTLVDPLDLEAWAAAIRPTTRALFVESVGNPTASIPDLESLAEIAHRAGVPLVVDNTVATAALLKPKDHGADIVVYSATKHLGGHGGSLAGAIVDLGTFDFGAEPARWPQFTQPYPRVGDVVLWERFGRESSALLVYARTKLVHDLGPSLSPFNARDILLGIETLEVRLARISTTTQTVVDALLEHPAVTRVHHPLAERGAARTRAEHYLPRGWPGVLSFDVVDPALVPAVVDGLRLFTLAANIGDVRSLVIHPATTTHSHFTEAQLTQGGFSAATIRLSVGLENPEDLVADLSATLDAASTAVSAANQNISRQKVGQP; from the coding sequence GTGACCGGTTCCGGCACCCACGCGGTCCGCGCCGGAAGCGAGGCGGCGCACGGCCACCGGCCGGTCGCGGTGCCGATCCACCAGACGGCGGCCTACGAGTTCGATTCCTGGGAGCAGGCCCGCGAGGTTTTCGCGCTGCGCCAGACCGGGGATGTCTACAGCCGCACCGGCAATCCCACCCAGCTGGTGCTTGAGCAGCGCCTGGCTGCTCTCGACGACGGCGTGGCCGCCCTGGCCACCGGCTCCGGGCAATCCGCCGTCGTTGTCGCGCTGCTGGCGCTGGCGCGCAGCGGAGAGCACCTGGTGGCCTCCTCCACCCTCTACGGCGGCACCATGGACCTGCTCACGGACACGTTCACCGATTTCGGCATCGAGTCCACCCTGGTCGACCCACTCGACCTCGAGGCCTGGGCGGCGGCAATCCGGCCCACCACCCGCGCGCTATTCGTGGAGTCGGTGGGCAACCCGACGGCGAGCATTCCCGATCTGGAGTCGCTCGCCGAGATCGCCCACCGGGCAGGAGTGCCCCTGGTGGTCGACAACACCGTGGCCACCGCTGCCCTGCTCAAGCCCAAGGACCACGGCGCCGACATCGTGGTCTACTCGGCCACCAAGCATCTGGGCGGCCACGGGGGTTCGCTCGCCGGTGCCATCGTGGACCTGGGGACCTTCGATTTCGGTGCCGAACCCGCACGCTGGCCGCAGTTCACGCAGCCCTATCCTCGCGTCGGCGACGTGGTGCTCTGGGAACGCTTCGGTCGGGAGTCCAGCGCACTGTTGGTCTACGCTCGCACCAAGCTCGTTCACGACCTGGGCCCCAGCCTCTCCCCGTTCAACGCCCGCGACATCCTGCTCGGCATTGAGACCCTGGAGGTCCGGCTGGCGCGCATCTCAACGACGACGCAGACCGTGGTCGACGCCCTACTCGAGCATCCGGCCGTCACCCGCGTGCACCATCCGCTTGCCGAGCGCGGGGCGGCTCGGACCCGGGCGGAGCACTATCTGCCGCGCGGCTGGCCCGGCGTGCTGTCCTTCGACGTCGTCGACCCCGCGCTGGTCCCCGCGGTGGTGGACGGTCTGCGACTGTTTACCCTGGCCGCCAACATCGGGGACGTACGCTCGCTCGTCATCCACCCCGCCACCACCACGCACTCCCATTTCACGGAAGCGCAGCTGACCCAGGGCGGGTTCTCCGCCGCCACGATTCGACTCTCGGTGGGCCTGGAGAACCCGGAGGATCTGGTGGCCGACCTGAGCGCGACCCTGGACGCCGCCAGCACCGCAGTATCGGCTGCGAACCAGAACATTTCACGTCAGAAAGTTGGACAACCATGA
- a CDS encoding phosphate/phosphite/phosphonate ABC transporter substrate-binding protein produces the protein MRHHLKPLIALSCTALLLSACGESPNARSSNTGSEAPSELVFAVVPTDNSEELLSSFEPVVAAIEEEAGIPVSIQAVSNNAGVIEAQVSQRVDVAVYGAFSYYLASDVADVTPIAMDQLTPEAGSGAVSSVGVTIPGSDITSLADVDGKDVCFTDPASTTGYLAAAAGLIEEGIDPEDDINPVFTGSHDVAVTQMIAGDCDIAFVAQTFVDVLLPARGVIEDGDTETIWVSDGIPGTPMVVGTWLPEDLQESIRRAMSEYNAVTAAEAGFCADEDQRPAPEQWGDEYTDAMACEWGGTGAFAFEPATDESYDPIREICEATQAEVCRDDS, from the coding sequence ATGCGTCATCATCTCAAGCCCCTGATTGCCCTTTCCTGCACCGCGTTACTCCTCAGCGCCTGCGGTGAAAGCCCTAATGCGCGTAGCTCCAACACCGGGTCTGAAGCCCCGTCCGAGCTAGTATTCGCCGTTGTTCCCACAGATAACAGCGAAGAACTTCTAAGTTCTTTCGAACCTGTGGTTGCCGCCATCGAAGAGGAGGCTGGCATTCCAGTTTCAATTCAGGCCGTCAGTAACAACGCCGGAGTGATCGAAGCCCAGGTCTCCCAACGAGTCGACGTCGCCGTCTACGGCGCGTTCTCTTATTACCTCGCCTCGGATGTGGCTGATGTCACACCGATTGCCATGGATCAATTAACACCTGAGGCGGGCTCAGGAGCGGTGAGCTCCGTCGGCGTCACGATCCCTGGAAGTGACATTACTTCTCTGGCAGATGTCGATGGCAAGGACGTCTGCTTCACCGACCCGGCTTCGACGACGGGGTACCTCGCAGCGGCCGCAGGCCTGATCGAGGAAGGCATCGACCCGGAGGACGATATTAATCCGGTCTTCACCGGCTCCCATGATGTCGCCGTCACTCAGATGATCGCTGGCGACTGCGACATCGCCTTTGTGGCCCAAACCTTCGTCGATGTTCTCCTGCCGGCGCGTGGTGTCATAGAGGACGGGGACACCGAGACGATCTGGGTCTCCGATGGCATTCCCGGCACTCCGATGGTGGTGGGAACCTGGCTGCCGGAGGACCTTCAGGAAAGTATCCGCCGGGCAATGAGCGAATATAACGCTGTCACGGCTGCAGAGGCCGGGTTCTGCGCCGACGAGGACCAGCGTCCTGCCCCAGAGCAATGGGGAGACGAGTACACCGACGCAATGGCCTGCGAATGGGGCGGCACAGGGGCATTCGCCTTCGAGCCCGCGACGGATGAGAGCTACGACCCTATCCGTGAGATCTGCGAAGCAACTCAGGCTGAGGTGTGCCGTGATGACAGCTGA
- a CDS encoding alpha/beta hydrolase — MTVTQQESVASIDEYLPATPPRGLVVLVQGRADAASYYARFGRRLAADGYIVRVPNAAPDSAEAAAELWNAALRDPSLVERPDGPVLAVTVDAGGGFFAQALSEKLVEVRPDGVALTGLATAGATEGEGADTSVADVSFRSACPVHRGVVESAQSASQPAVSSDQVSPVLPGHTLGVPTVVIHGSADEISPLAQLRADWIAGPVELNVVAGGLHDVLNDVHHRSVAAVIVSFAERLRGDARATPIILQDTL, encoded by the coding sequence ATGACTGTCACCCAGCAGGAGTCCGTCGCTTCCATCGATGAGTACCTACCGGCCACGCCCCCGCGCGGACTTGTTGTCCTCGTTCAGGGACGCGCCGATGCAGCCAGCTATTACGCCCGCTTCGGCCGTCGCTTGGCCGCGGACGGGTACATCGTGCGGGTGCCGAACGCCGCCCCAGATTCAGCCGAGGCGGCGGCCGAGCTGTGGAACGCGGCCCTGAGGGACCCGTCCCTGGTCGAGCGGCCAGACGGCCCCGTGCTCGCTGTGACCGTGGACGCCGGCGGAGGATTCTTCGCTCAGGCGCTGAGCGAAAAACTGGTCGAGGTGCGCCCGGACGGAGTGGCGCTCACCGGACTGGCTACCGCCGGTGCGACCGAGGGCGAGGGAGCCGACACGTCCGTGGCTGACGTCAGCTTCCGCAGCGCCTGCCCGGTGCATCGTGGCGTGGTCGAGAGTGCACAGTCGGCTTCCCAGCCCGCGGTGTCGTCCGATCAGGTTTCGCCCGTGCTGCCCGGCCATACCCTCGGGGTCCCCACCGTGGTGATCCATGGAAGCGCCGATGAGATCAGCCCGCTGGCTCAGCTGCGCGCGGACTGGATCGCCGGTCCGGTCGAACTGAATGTGGTGGCCGGCGGTCTGCACGACGTGCTCAACGACGTCCACCACCGCAGCGTGGCCGCCGTGATCGTCAGCTTCGCTGAACGGCTGCGCGGCGATGCCCGCGCCACCCCGATCATCCTGCAGGACACGCTGTGA
- a CDS encoding phosphonate ABC transporter ATP-binding protein has translation MHKRFGDNHVLQGVELKAHPGEFVALVGPSGAGKSTLLQLLNGGHVATEGTVSVLGVNPAQCSRRHLRELRTRIGFVFQQFGLVGRLSALENVLMGGLGSLKMPRYGIMTYPRALRERANENLERVGLLDFRFQRTDTLSGGQQQRVAIARMLMQDAELVLADEPVASLDPAASVSVLETLKKLSAEDGFTVMCSLHQVDLALQVSDRIVAVRDGRFILDTPTSQTDEQEIRTVYAAARS, from the coding sequence GTGCACAAGCGCTTCGGCGACAACCATGTCTTACAGGGTGTGGAATTGAAGGCCCACCCCGGAGAGTTCGTCGCGTTGGTCGGCCCTTCTGGCGCTGGTAAGTCGACACTTCTGCAGTTACTCAATGGTGGACACGTCGCCACCGAGGGAACGGTGAGTGTGCTGGGCGTCAACCCTGCTCAGTGCAGCCGAAGACACCTGCGAGAGCTCAGGACGCGGATCGGCTTCGTGTTTCAGCAGTTCGGACTCGTCGGTCGCCTCTCCGCCCTGGAGAACGTTCTCATGGGTGGCCTGGGCAGCCTCAAAATGCCCCGCTACGGCATCATGACCTATCCACGGGCCCTGCGCGAGCGCGCCAACGAGAATCTGGAGAGGGTCGGCTTGCTGGACTTCAGATTCCAGCGCACGGACACACTCTCCGGAGGGCAGCAGCAGCGCGTGGCCATCGCCCGGATGCTGATGCAGGACGCGGAACTCGTCCTCGCCGATGAACCGGTGGCCTCACTGGACCCCGCAGCAAGTGTCTCCGTCTTAGAAACACTCAAAAAGCTCAGCGCCGAGGATGGCTTCACCGTGATGTGTTCCCTCCACCAGGTCGACCTCGCTTTGCAAGTGTCTGATCGCATCGTCGCTGTGCGTGATGGCCGATTCATTCTTGACACTCCCACCTCCCAGACGGACGAGCAAGAAATCCGTACCGTTTACGCAGCGGCAAGGAGTTAA
- a CDS encoding ABC transporter substrate-binding protein — protein sequence MSPRPHQSPKKLIALTLAASMLALSACGGNASGGDSVEADQVLKWAPRTSPWSWDPVVQGSGFQFNQLALAYASLTEINEDGEAVPGLAESWEYNEAGDAVTFTLREGLVFQDDTPLDAEAVKSYVERAIEQEDSALANDLDSIDHITADSEREVTFHLTQVDHQIPLLLGRRVALITSPEADPDDLTQTPVGAGPFTPVEIVPDSHAYFEKNPDYWNADEINIDRVEIHWGIDEASLVPALQTGTYNFADLPPAQAQAAENSDFDVVTHPGFNAANITINHHLEPFDDPAVLEAARYAIDRDELVDAVTFGYGEPVSQPFPEGYLAWSPEVEDPWPYDPEKAKEILEDAGYEEGEVSVNFAVRDDAPANEIIQSQLADVGINLNLQIIPNWEQPFFAKELPISTYSTTGRESPVQTLTAHFGADGPLNGAGEYENDEFLEAVALARETPLDSPDYEENLQKATELGVLNSPTIFTYSQPNIFGQSGISELPQVPGQIHWEGVTIEE from the coding sequence ATGTCTCCACGACCACATCAGTCACCGAAGAAGCTCATCGCCCTGACCCTCGCTGCCTCCATGCTTGCCTTGAGCGCATGCGGTGGAAACGCTAGCGGAGGTGACAGCGTCGAAGCCGATCAGGTGTTGAAGTGGGCGCCGCGAACGAGTCCGTGGAGTTGGGACCCGGTGGTGCAGGGCAGTGGGTTCCAGTTCAACCAGCTGGCGCTCGCATACGCATCGCTGACGGAGATCAACGAGGACGGCGAGGCAGTGCCGGGGCTCGCAGAATCGTGGGAATACAACGAAGCCGGCGATGCCGTGACCTTCACCCTGCGTGAGGGCTTGGTGTTCCAAGACGACACTCCGTTGGATGCCGAGGCCGTCAAATCTTATGTCGAGCGTGCCATTGAACAAGAAGATTCGGCCCTTGCCAATGACTTGGACTCGATTGACCACATCACTGCAGACAGCGAGCGCGAGGTCACTTTCCACCTCACCCAGGTCGATCACCAGATTCCGCTGTTGCTCGGGCGCCGAGTTGCCTTGATCACCTCTCCTGAAGCCGATCCAGACGACCTGACGCAGACGCCAGTGGGAGCCGGGCCGTTCACCCCGGTGGAAATCGTCCCGGATTCGCACGCGTACTTCGAGAAGAACCCGGACTACTGGAACGCGGATGAGATCAACATCGACCGCGTCGAGATCCACTGGGGTATTGACGAAGCCTCGCTGGTCCCCGCGCTGCAAACGGGAACCTATAATTTTGCGGACCTGCCACCGGCACAAGCACAAGCGGCCGAAAATTCCGACTTCGATGTGGTGACCCATCCAGGGTTCAACGCAGCCAACATCACCATCAACCACCACCTGGAACCGTTCGATGACCCGGCTGTCCTCGAAGCGGCCCGCTACGCGATCGATCGCGACGAATTAGTCGACGCGGTCACCTTTGGCTATGGGGAACCTGTCTCTCAGCCGTTCCCCGAGGGGTACCTCGCGTGGAGCCCTGAGGTCGAGGATCCGTGGCCCTATGACCCTGAGAAAGCGAAGGAGATCCTCGAAGACGCCGGATACGAGGAAGGCGAGGTCTCGGTGAACTTCGCTGTGCGTGATGACGCGCCGGCGAACGAGATCATTCAGTCTCAGCTCGCCGACGTGGGGATCAACCTCAACCTGCAGATCATCCCGAATTGGGAGCAGCCGTTCTTTGCCAAAGAGCTTCCCATCTCGACCTACAGCACGACGGGGCGCGAATCACCCGTCCAGACGCTCACCGCACACTTCGGTGCCGATGGGCCGCTCAACGGCGCAGGTGAGTATGAGAATGACGAGTTCCTCGAGGCTGTAGCACTCGCTCGAGAAACCCCCTTGGACTCCCCGGACTACGAGGAGAATCTGCAGAAGGCAACGGAGCTGGGCGTGCTGAACAGCCCGACCATTTTCACCTACAGCCAGCCGAACATCTTCGGTCAGTCCGGAATCTCTGAACTGCCGCAGGTCCCCGGACAGATCCATTGGGAGGGCGTGACCATCGAGGAGTGA
- a CDS encoding ABC transporter ATP-binding protein, whose amino-acid sequence MTENALVEYDQVTITNSYTGEAVVSGFSATLHPGEVLGLVGESGSGKSITCRSLLGILPRGFEITGGTARVFGNSAVGLSDQQWQQVRGVRIGAVFQDPGSYLNPSIKIGSQIAEPLRIRRGLNRRDAKTEVLRLFKEVHLPSPEDLFQRYTFELSGGMLQRVLLAGALALNPEVLIADEATTALDVTVQAEILDLFQELQQTRQLALIVVSHDLAVVSQLCDRIIVLRNGEIVDQGSVEDIIHHPRHEYTRLLVDEHEKYGLEKVLSPERSRP is encoded by the coding sequence ATGACTGAGAACGCTCTGGTTGAATACGACCAGGTCACGATTACGAATTCCTATACCGGCGAAGCCGTGGTAAGCGGTTTCTCCGCGACGCTTCATCCAGGAGAAGTACTGGGCCTTGTCGGCGAATCCGGAAGCGGTAAATCCATCACCTGCAGGTCCCTTCTGGGGATTCTGCCCCGCGGATTCGAGATCACCGGAGGAACGGCTCGAGTCTTCGGGAACAGCGCCGTGGGCCTGTCCGACCAACAATGGCAGCAGGTCCGTGGGGTGCGCATCGGTGCTGTTTTCCAAGATCCCGGTTCGTACCTCAACCCCTCGATCAAGATCGGATCGCAGATCGCTGAACCGCTTCGGATCCGTCGAGGGTTGAATCGACGTGACGCCAAAACAGAAGTGCTGCGCTTGTTCAAAGAAGTGCACTTGCCTTCTCCAGAAGACCTGTTTCAGCGCTATACCTTCGAGCTGTCGGGCGGAATGCTCCAACGTGTCCTTCTTGCTGGCGCGCTAGCACTGAACCCTGAGGTCCTGATCGCCGATGAAGCGACCACCGCACTGGACGTGACCGTTCAGGCGGAAATCTTGGACCTGTTTCAAGAGTTGCAGCAGACACGTCAACTCGCACTCATCGTCGTTTCTCACGACTTGGCTGTGGTCTCGCAACTATGCGACAGGATCATCGTCCTGCGGAACGGTGAGATCGTCGACCAGGGGAGCGTCGAGGACATCATTCATCATCCAAGACATGAATACACCCGGCTGTTGGTCGACGAACATGAAAAGTACGGGCTTGAGAAGGTCTTGTCCCCTGAAAGGAGTCGTCCATGA
- a CDS encoding ABC transporter permease: MLRNLSRLLSVRIAAVFLVLILGLALLGPVLAPFDPLARSPETLQHPSWTHWMGTDYMGRDVFSRILSGATISVLGAVEVAVIALVVGAIPGILSVYLGRVFEWVTLRVIDTLIALPFLVVAVAMTALLGNGVHQAMIAVGLLVSPVFYRVARAAALAAVSSQYVEAAVLNGASTWWVVRHHISAKVIPALGVAVANTMGAGLVVIASLTFIGVGVQPPAPTWGGVLASDLGYLTYRPYAPFFPIALIMGTVWALNAIADGIRDVAGDAGRALGKQAHAVPSTAQKIVKPEAVSS; the protein is encoded by the coding sequence ATGCTCCGCAATCTCAGTCGTTTGCTCAGCGTTCGCATCGCAGCTGTGTTCTTAGTGTTGATTCTGGGCTTGGCTCTGCTCGGCCCTGTCTTGGCTCCATTTGATCCTCTGGCTCGTAGCCCCGAGACGTTGCAACATCCCAGTTGGACTCACTGGATGGGCACGGATTACATGGGGCGGGATGTCTTCAGCCGCATTCTGTCGGGCGCCACAATCAGCGTGCTCGGTGCGGTCGAAGTCGCGGTGATCGCCCTCGTCGTGGGTGCGATTCCGGGGATTCTGTCCGTGTACCTTGGCAGAGTTTTCGAGTGGGTGACACTGCGCGTGATCGACACGCTGATCGCGTTGCCGTTTCTCGTCGTGGCCGTTGCCATGACCGCTCTTCTGGGCAACGGCGTGCATCAGGCGATGATCGCCGTCGGACTCCTCGTCTCACCCGTCTTTTACCGCGTGGCTCGCGCCGCGGCATTGGCTGCCGTGAGCTCGCAGTATGTTGAAGCGGCTGTGCTGAACGGAGCCTCAACCTGGTGGGTCGTACGTCACCACATTTCAGCGAAGGTCATTCCCGCTTTGGGCGTGGCCGTTGCCAACACTATGGGCGCCGGGCTCGTTGTGATCGCGAGCCTGACCTTCATTGGGGTAGGAGTCCAACCACCAGCACCGACATGGGGCGGCGTGCTCGCCTCCGATTTGGGTTACCTGACGTATCGTCCGTACGCGCCCTTCTTCCCCATCGCATTGATTATGGGCACTGTCTGGGCACTGAACGCTATCGCCGATGGCATCCGCGATGTGGCTGGCGACGCCGGCCGCGCGCTCGGAAAGCAGGCACACGCGGTGCCAAGCACCGCACAGAAAATTGTGAAACCGGAAGCGGTGAGCTCCTGA
- a CDS encoding LLM class flavin-dependent oxidoreductase, with product MSSRRYLRLGAVLKGAGGPGDHGVWKDASVPGDASVNLEYYAHQARLAEAAKFDLIFIVDSHFITPDSPPHYLNRFEPFTILSALAALTKNIGLVGTITTSFEDPFLVARRFASLDLISGGRAGWNVVTTGDEGTARLFGLEQHYDYDDRYGRALEHVRLVQQLWNSYEDDAFPRDRATGQFLDRSKLHEVHHRGTHFTLDGALNVQRSAQGQPVIFQAGDSEFGRDLGGAVGEGIFTHAANLESGRAFRTDLRARAERFGRNPDEVLVMPGMEIVVGDSDADARDRETANHQQDADFDKDLGQFGRSFGWHDFTQYDLDAPFPDLQDLGDRSFKTRADKIRAVAKEENLTLREVVTRFTAPKRSPFVGSPETVADTVQEWFEGGAFDGLNVHYRTHEQFSRFTDEVLPILRERGVVRSEYSGSTLRENLGLPFIPHQRPASSLVEQTA from the coding sequence ATGTCATCACGTCGATACTTGCGACTGGGAGCTGTGCTCAAGGGCGCAGGCGGTCCTGGAGACCATGGTGTGTGGAAAGACGCTTCGGTTCCGGGGGACGCCAGCGTCAACCTGGAGTATTACGCTCACCAGGCGCGGCTGGCCGAGGCAGCGAAGTTCGATCTGATCTTCATCGTGGACAGCCACTTCATCACCCCTGATTCGCCGCCCCACTACCTCAACCGCTTCGAGCCGTTCACGATCCTCTCGGCGCTCGCCGCACTCACGAAGAACATCGGGCTCGTCGGCACGATCACCACCTCCTTCGAGGATCCCTTCCTGGTGGCTCGCCGCTTCGCCTCGCTCGATCTGATCAGTGGCGGTCGGGCCGGCTGGAATGTTGTCACCACCGGTGATGAAGGCACAGCCCGACTCTTCGGCCTGGAACAGCACTACGACTACGACGATCGCTACGGTCGGGCGCTGGAGCACGTGCGACTGGTACAGCAACTCTGGAACTCTTATGAAGACGACGCCTTCCCACGCGACCGGGCCACGGGACAGTTCCTGGACCGCTCTAAGCTGCACGAGGTGCATCACCGGGGAACGCACTTCACCCTCGATGGGGCGCTCAACGTGCAACGATCGGCTCAAGGGCAGCCCGTGATCTTCCAGGCTGGTGATTCCGAGTTTGGTCGAGACCTGGGCGGAGCGGTCGGTGAGGGGATCTTCACCCATGCTGCCAACCTCGAATCAGGACGAGCGTTCCGCACTGATCTGCGGGCCAGGGCCGAGCGCTTCGGCCGGAACCCCGACGAGGTGCTGGTCATGCCGGGCATGGAGATCGTCGTCGGCGATTCCGACGCCGATGCGCGTGACCGTGAAACGGCGAATCATCAGCAGGACGCAGACTTCGATAAGGATCTCGGTCAGTTCGGGCGCTCCTTCGGCTGGCACGACTTCACCCAGTACGACCTCGACGCACCGTTCCCTGATCTACAGGATTTGGGGGATCGCAGCTTCAAGACCCGTGCTGACAAGATTCGTGCCGTCGCGAAGGAGGAGAACCTGACGCTGCGTGAGGTAGTCACGCGGTTCACCGCTCCGAAGCGCTCTCCCTTCGTGGGCAGCCCGGAAACCGTGGCTGACACCGTGCAGGAATGGTTCGAAGGAGGCGCCTTCGACGGACTCAACGTGCACTATCGCACTCACGAGCAGTTCTCGCGGTTCACCGATGAGGTGCTCCCCATCCTGCGTGAACGTGGCGTCGTTCGTAGCGAATACTCCGGCAGCACGCTGCGCGAGAACCTCGGTCTGCCCTTCATTCCCCACCAGCGCCCCGCGTCTTCGCTCGTCGAGCAGACCGCATAG
- a CDS encoding ABC transporter permease has translation MWTVGRIAGVFVPVFILGTFLTFLLGHLSGLSPAYVQLGESATPELAAQLEQEWGLDQPFLVQYWTWFTALLQGDLGTSWYNNQGIADLLWGRAIVSLSAAGIALLIGVVAGFILGSLAAVLQGTWVDRSITGFTTLISTMPPFVVGIGLVAIFAVGLGWLPAAGYVPLSSGFGAWLSYLILPALALSFDTIADVARQLRTGLVDSQRQNYAVGALVRGLSPRRTFFVHVLRNGASPSIAILGMKFPNLLGGAVVTEAIFGLSGYGLFASESAIRGDVPAVQGVLVIAVVLVVVFNVIVNIILNRLTPASQRGV, from the coding sequence GTGTGGACCGTCGGCCGGATCGCTGGTGTGTTTGTCCCCGTCTTTATCTTGGGCACATTCCTCACCTTCTTGCTAGGACATCTCAGTGGCCTCAGCCCGGCTTACGTGCAGTTGGGCGAATCAGCGACTCCCGAGCTGGCCGCCCAGCTGGAGCAGGAGTGGGGGCTCGATCAGCCGTTCCTGGTGCAGTACTGGACCTGGTTCACGGCTTTGCTCCAGGGCGATTTAGGAACCAGCTGGTACAACAACCAGGGCATTGCAGACCTGTTGTGGGGCCGAGCCATCGTCAGTCTCTCCGCAGCCGGAATCGCGCTCCTGATCGGGGTGGTTGCCGGATTTATCCTTGGATCACTTGCGGCAGTGCTACAGGGAACATGGGTGGACCGAAGCATCACCGGGTTCACCACGCTGATCTCGACGATGCCCCCGTTCGTCGTAGGAATCGGATTGGTGGCCATTTTCGCGGTCGGTCTGGGATGGTTGCCCGCTGCCGGTTATGTTCCGTTGAGTTCCGGGTTCGGTGCATGGCTGAGCTATCTGATCTTGCCGGCCCTGGCACTGAGCTTTGACACGATCGCAGATGTGGCACGGCAGTTGCGCACCGGACTCGTCGATTCACAGCGGCAGAACTACGCGGTGGGTGCCTTGGTTCGCGGGCTGAGTCCGCGTCGGACCTTCTTCGTGCACGTTCTTCGTAACGGTGCCAGCCCCTCCATTGCGATCCTCGGGATGAAATTCCCGAACTTGCTCGGCGGAGCTGTGGTCACCGAAGCGATTTTCGGACTCTCCGGGTACGGGCTCTTCGCCAGCGAGTCCGCGATCCGCGGAGATGTGCCAGCTGTCCAGGGTGTCTTGGTGATTGCCGTCGTGTTGGTCGTGGTCTTCAACGTCATCGTGAACATCATCCTGAACCGTCTAACGCCGGCATCACAGAGAGGGGTGTAA
- a CDS encoding LLM class flavin-dependent oxidoreductase has product MTLHFGYWTPVYGGFLRNVGDEGTPATWETIRSLSLTADRLGYHTTLIPELYLNDRKGVDAPSLEAWALTSAVLAVTQNLRVMTAIRPGFHHPAVAAKQLSTLDSIAPGRLALNVVAAWWAEEAKQFGGDFPAHDERYAQATEFVEALTGALATTPFSYDGDFFTLTDTIVEPKLSGELGIFAGGESAQGRDAIADFANAYAMHGGTVAEIRDKIADMQRRRAAKGRPPLEEFAMSAYVIVRDTEAEAQAELERITTVDPHSPGYASFQEFTANSALDVEVSAREYAVGTRGLRPNLVGTAEQVAEKIRAYEEAGLTLLLIQSSPIESELERIAAEVFPLVHGAPVTV; this is encoded by the coding sequence ATGACTCTGCACTTCGGCTACTGGACCCCGGTGTACGGCGGATTCCTGCGCAACGTCGGCGACGAGGGCACCCCCGCCACCTGGGAGACCATCCGCTCGCTGTCCTTGACGGCGGACCGGCTCGGCTACCACACCACGCTCATCCCCGAGCTGTACCTTAACGACCGCAAGGGGGTGGACGCCCCCAGCCTGGAGGCCTGGGCGCTGACCTCCGCGGTGCTCGCGGTGACGCAGAACCTGCGCGTGATGACGGCTATCCGACCGGGGTTCCATCACCCGGCGGTGGCGGCCAAGCAGCTTTCCACCCTGGACTCGATCGCTCCCGGGCGCCTCGCACTGAACGTGGTGGCAGCCTGGTGGGCGGAGGAGGCCAAGCAGTTCGGCGGGGATTTTCCTGCCCACGATGAGCGCTACGCGCAGGCTACTGAGTTTGTTGAGGCGCTCACCGGGGCGCTGGCCACCACCCCCTTCAGCTACGACGGCGACTTCTTCACGCTGACCGACACCATTGTCGAGCCGAAGCTCTCCGGTGAGCTGGGCATCTTCGCCGGCGGGGAGTCCGCTCAGGGCCGCGACGCGATTGCCGACTTCGCTAACGCCTACGCCATGCACGGCGGCACCGTGGCGGAGATCCGGGACAAGATCGCCGACATGCAGCGCCGTCGCGCGGCCAAGGGACGCCCGCCGCTCGAAGAATTTGCGATGTCGGCGTACGTGATCGTCCGCGACACCGAGGCCGAAGCTCAGGCAGAGCTGGAGCGGATCACCACCGTGGATCCGCATTCCCCCGGCTACGCCTCCTTCCAGGAGTTCACCGCGAATTCAGCCCTTGATGTGGAGGTCTCGGCACGCGAGTACGCGGTGGGCACCCGAGGGCTGCGCCCGAACCTGGTGGGCACCGCGGAACAGGTGGCGGAGAAGATCCGCGCCTACGAGGAGGCGGGGCTGACCCTGTTGCTCATCCAGTCCTCCCCCATCGAGTCGGAGCTGGAGCGTATCGCTGCCGAGGTGTTCCCGCTCGTTCATGGTGCCCCGGTTACGGTATGA